In Erinaceus europaeus unplaced genomic scaffold, mEriEur2.1 scaffold_921, whole genome shotgun sequence, a single genomic region encodes these proteins:
- the CLRN3 gene encoding clarin-3, with the protein MPTVQKTLMYSVSFLSGLGSFIVICAALATHRWISSTILISDASSNGSIFITYGLFRGESHQEFSQGLEEMTKHFAVLGLLAASVAKTLQTVVVLLLALGLAASGLGCVFCFYNAVSNPYQTFLGPPGVYTWSGLSASFVLVGMVLFAVNTQSSRVSEDLVQKLYPVYPTSSHKGVTHSYGLSFWLLLLALALDVVTTVVIAFYQRARSQQRQEQRKPVESAPRDGILF; encoded by the exons ATGCCCACCGTCCAGAAGACGTTGATGTACTCGGTGAGCTTCCTCTCCGGCTTGGGGTCTTTCATCGTCATCTGCGCTGCCCTGGCCACTCACCGGTGGATCAGCAGCACCATCCTCATCAGCGACGCCTCGTCCAACGGCAGCATTTTCATCACGTACGGGCTCTTCCGCGGGGAGAGTCACCAAGAATTCAGCCAAGGGTTGGAAGAGATGACAAAAcactttgcag TCCTAGGGCTGCTGGCGGCCTCTGTGGCGAAGACCCTGCAGAcggtggtggtgctcctgttgGCGCTGGGCCTGGCGGCCTCGGGGCTGGGCTGCGTCTTCTGTTTCTACAACGCGGTCAGCAACCCCTACCAGACCTTCCTGGGCCCCCCGGGCGTCTACACCTGGAGCGGCCTGAGCG CCTCCTTCGTCCTGGTGGGCATGGTTCTGTTCGCAGTTAACACACAGTCCAGCCGCGTCTCCGAGGACCTGGTGCAGAAGCTCTACCCCGTCTACCCCACCTCCAGCCACAAGGGGGTGACGCACAGCTACGGCCTGTCcttctggctgctgctgctggcccTGGCGCTGGACGTGGTCACCACGGTGGTCATCGCCTTCTACCAGAGGGCCAGGAGCCAGCAGCGGCAGGAGCAGAGGAAGCCCGTGGAGTCGGCACCCCGGGACGGCATCCTCTTCTGA